In a single window of the Pandoraea pulmonicola genome:
- a CDS encoding GNAT family acetyltransferase yields the protein MTSAPANVHIRAFDDTDTEAVIALWRDAFPEYSAPDKPHREPRRSIANKVAMRDGLFFVAVRERKIAGTVMAGYDGHRGWVYSLAVTRALRRRGVASALLQHAEAALAQRGCLKLNLQVLTGSREALAFYNAHGYAPDDVVSLGKRLPVAATGSGQARS from the coding sequence ATGACGAGTGCGCCTGCCAACGTTCACATTCGCGCGTTCGACGACACGGATACCGAAGCGGTGATCGCGTTGTGGCGCGATGCGTTTCCGGAGTACAGCGCGCCGGACAAGCCACATCGCGAGCCGCGCCGTTCGATTGCCAACAAGGTGGCGATGCGCGATGGATTGTTCTTCGTTGCGGTTCGCGAGCGCAAGATTGCGGGCACGGTGATGGCCGGCTACGACGGACATCGCGGCTGGGTGTATTCGCTGGCGGTGACGCGTGCGCTGCGGCGTCGCGGCGTGGCGAGCGCCCTGCTCCAACATGCGGAAGCGGCGCTCGCGCAACGCGGATGCCTCAAGCTCAACCTGCAGGTCCTGACCGGCTCGCGCGAAGCCCTGGCGTTCTACAACGCCCACGGCTACGCCCCCGACGATGTCGTGAGCCTCGGCAAGCGACTGCCGGTCGCGGCGACGGGGAGCGGGCAAGCGCGCTCGTGA
- a CDS encoding MFS transporter, with protein sequence MSESLRDYCRLLGSRAVGAAILWIDFTLIFETLAFRWDANPMWIGFAMTLYGLPGIVVGPWLGSLADRHCPWRLLRWSYAARAVVSVGLWQAPTFGLFLGCIAMKGLVNVMPAPAEQQLFRRLLDDSRLAANAGRVTLIDQATKLVAPLVTVLTARAGIPGFSISALLGVAGLLLTTGKRLQPANSPQHGARARPIWRVFFSILGDNAVLRRVFIVTLCQAFVLGLYDAQLALLLKAQGFPDGTFGSIVGCTAAGAMIGAFLFQRIQRHIKTRPLLCVSCLLFGLTILTPAIMAYAAAPIPLPLMLSLWVGNGFAYGLGAMLTMVTFQRECPVESLGTLTSTGRSLQITLLILAPLVGGALSSAASIEFVFLLAGTFSIGLGLLAMRPLNGLPSPRSGTR encoded by the coding sequence GTGAGCGAATCCCTTCGGGACTATTGCCGCCTGCTCGGCTCGCGAGCGGTGGGCGCCGCCATTCTCTGGATCGACTTCACGTTGATCTTCGAGACCCTGGCATTCCGCTGGGACGCCAATCCCATGTGGATCGGGTTTGCCATGACGCTGTATGGTCTTCCAGGCATCGTTGTCGGTCCTTGGCTGGGCTCGCTCGCCGACAGGCACTGTCCGTGGCGGCTGCTGCGCTGGAGCTACGCCGCAAGAGCGGTTGTCTCCGTCGGGCTTTGGCAGGCCCCCACGTTCGGCCTCTTTCTCGGGTGCATCGCCATGAAGGGATTGGTCAACGTCATGCCGGCCCCCGCCGAGCAGCAGCTGTTTCGCCGTCTTCTCGACGACAGCCGCCTGGCGGCGAATGCGGGTCGCGTCACGCTCATCGATCAGGCGACAAAACTCGTCGCGCCGCTCGTCACCGTCCTGACGGCTCGCGCGGGCATCCCGGGATTCTCGATATCGGCACTGCTCGGCGTTGCCGGGTTGCTGCTCACGACCGGCAAACGACTTCAGCCGGCCAATTCGCCGCAACATGGCGCGCGGGCTCGCCCGATCTGGAGAGTATTTTTTTCCATCCTGGGCGACAACGCCGTGTTGCGGCGCGTCTTCATCGTGACGCTCTGTCAGGCGTTCGTTCTCGGACTCTATGATGCTCAACTGGCCTTGCTTCTCAAGGCGCAGGGCTTTCCTGACGGCACCTTCGGCAGCATCGTCGGATGTACGGCGGCCGGCGCCATGATCGGCGCGTTTCTATTCCAACGAATACAACGACATATCAAGACGAGGCCGCTGCTCTGCGTCTCGTGCCTGCTGTTCGGCTTGACCATCCTGACGCCGGCGATCATGGCGTACGCTGCGGCGCCGATCCCCTTGCCGCTCATGCTCTCGCTCTGGGTTGGCAACGGCTTTGCCTATGGGCTCGGTGCGATGCTGACGATGGTGACGTTTCAACGCGAATGCCCTGTCGAATCGCTCGGGACCCTCACGTCGACCGGCCGGAGCCTCCAGATCACCCTGCTGATCCTGGCGCCGCTCGTTGGCGGCGCGCTTTCATCGGCGGCCAGTATCGAATTCGTCTTCCTGCTCGCCGGAACGTTCTCCATCGGCCTGGGCCTGCTTGCGATGCGCCCATTGAACGGCCTGCCTTCGCCCCGGTCTGGTACTCGTTAA
- a CDS encoding ABC transporter ATP-binding protein yields MSAMLTIKGLKVAYGGIKAVKGIDLNIQPGELVTLIGANGAGKTTTMKAITGLLPWADGDIEYLGKSIRGVKAFDLLKQGLAMVPEGRGIFTRMTILENMQMGAYLRNDNAGIKQDVDRMFGIFPRLKERKDQLAGTLSGGEQQMLAMARALMSQPKLLLLDEPSMGLSPIMVEKIFEVVRTVSAEGVTVLLVEQNARLALQAAHRGYVMDSGLVTMTGDAKTMLDDPKVRAAYLGE; encoded by the coding sequence ATGAGCGCAATGTTGACGATCAAGGGCCTGAAAGTCGCTTATGGCGGTATCAAGGCGGTCAAGGGCATCGACCTGAACATTCAGCCGGGCGAGCTGGTCACGCTCATCGGCGCGAACGGGGCGGGCAAGACGACCACGATGAAGGCGATCACGGGGCTGTTGCCGTGGGCCGACGGCGACATCGAGTATCTGGGCAAGTCGATTCGTGGCGTGAAGGCGTTCGATCTGCTCAAGCAGGGGCTGGCGATGGTGCCGGAAGGTCGTGGCATCTTCACGCGCATGACCATCCTCGAGAACATGCAGATGGGCGCGTATCTGCGCAACGACAACGCGGGCATCAAGCAGGACGTCGACCGGATGTTCGGCATCTTTCCGCGTCTGAAGGAGCGCAAGGACCAGCTCGCGGGCACGCTCTCGGGCGGTGAGCAGCAGATGCTGGCAATGGCGCGTGCGCTCATGAGCCAGCCGAAGCTGTTGCTGCTCGACGAGCCGTCGATGGGACTCTCGCCGATCATGGTCGAGAAGATCTTCGAAGTGGTGCGCACGGTGTCGGCCGAGGGCGTGACGGTGCTGCTCGTGGAGCAGAACGCACGTCTGGCGCTGCAGGCCGCGCACCGCGGCTACGTGATGGACAGTGGTCTCGTCACGATGACCGGCGACGCCAAAACCATGCTCGACGATCCGAAGGTGCGCGCCGCGTATCTGGGAGAGTAA
- a CDS encoding ABC transporter ATP-binding protein, producing MSEQILLSVKGVNKRFGGLQALTDVGLEIKPGQIYGLIGPNGAGKTTFFNVITGLYTPDSGEFRLAGESYKPTAVHEVARAGIARTFQNIRLFGGMTVIENVMVGRHVRTKMGVIGAIVRYPGAKAEERAIRDRAMELLEYVGVAKYANYTAANLSYGHQRRLEIARALATDPKLLALDEPAAGMNATEKVELRGLLDKIRSDGKTILLIEHDVKLVMGLCNRMTVLDYGKVIAEGLPQDVQRNPAVIEAYLGAGGH from the coding sequence ATGAGCGAACAAATTCTTCTGTCCGTCAAGGGCGTGAACAAGCGCTTCGGCGGTCTGCAGGCCCTCACCGATGTGGGGCTGGAGATCAAGCCGGGGCAGATCTATGGCCTGATCGGCCCCAACGGTGCGGGCAAGACCACGTTCTTCAACGTGATCACCGGTCTCTACACGCCGGATTCGGGCGAATTCCGTCTGGCGGGCGAGTCGTACAAACCGACGGCCGTGCATGAAGTGGCGAGGGCCGGCATTGCGCGCACGTTCCAGAACATTCGCCTGTTCGGCGGCATGACCGTGATCGAGAACGTGATGGTCGGACGCCACGTGCGCACGAAGATGGGCGTGATCGGCGCGATCGTCCGCTACCCGGGCGCGAAGGCCGAGGAGCGTGCCATTCGCGATCGTGCGATGGAGTTGCTCGAGTATGTGGGCGTGGCGAAGTACGCCAATTACACGGCGGCGAACCTCTCGTACGGCCACCAGCGTCGTCTCGAGATCGCGCGTGCGTTGGCGACCGATCCGAAGCTGCTCGCGCTCGACGAGCCGGCTGCCGGCATGAACGCGACCGAGAAGGTGGAGCTGCGCGGTCTGCTCGACAAGATCCGTAGCGACGGCAAGACGATCCTGCTCATCGAGCATGACGTGAAGCTGGTGATGGGCTTGTGCAACCGCATGACGGTGCTCGATTATGGCAAGGTGATTGCCGAAGGTTTGCCGCAGGATGTGCAACGCAATCCCGCGGTGATTGAAGCGTATCTCGGTGCGGGAGGCCATTGA
- a CDS encoding ABC transporter permease subunit, which produces MNQPVQTSSGPATQISAAAATRRAYRGLALFLLAAIFAPMLVGYAGGNYWVRVLDFALLYIMLALGLNIVVGFAGLLDLGYIAFYAVGAYVTAFLSSPHLTTQFEWIAHLFPAGLHVPVWFTIPIGAAVAAVFGILLGAPTLRLRGDYLAIVTLGFGEIIRIFMNNLDRPVNITNGPKGITGIEPASLFGFDFSKAHNFFGFQVSSVYMYYYLFVFLALLIAFICVRLQHSRIGRAWVAIREDEIAAKAMGINTRNIKLLAFAMGASFGGVAGGMFSAFQGFVSPESFTFWESIVVLSMVVLGGMGHIPGVILGGVLLSAFPEILRSTMGPLQMKMFGSVIVDPEVIRQLLYGLAMILIMLYRPAGLWPSPRPEERTL; this is translated from the coding sequence ATGAATCAACCCGTGCAAACCTCCTCCGGTCCGGCCACGCAGATTTCCGCCGCGGCGGCCACGCGCCGCGCCTATCGCGGTCTGGCGCTGTTCCTGCTCGCGGCGATCTTCGCGCCCATGCTCGTCGGCTATGCCGGCGGCAACTACTGGGTGCGCGTGCTCGACTTCGCGCTGCTATACATCATGCTCGCGCTGGGCCTGAACATCGTCGTGGGCTTTGCCGGCCTGCTCGACCTGGGCTACATCGCGTTCTATGCCGTGGGCGCGTATGTCACCGCGTTTTTGAGTTCGCCTCACCTGACCACGCAATTCGAGTGGATCGCGCATCTGTTCCCCGCCGGCCTGCACGTACCGGTATGGTTCACGATCCCCATCGGCGCGGCGGTCGCGGCGGTGTTCGGCATTCTGCTCGGTGCACCCACGCTGCGCCTGCGCGGCGACTACCTGGCCATCGTGACGCTGGGTTTCGGCGAGATCATCCGCATCTTCATGAACAACCTCGACCGGCCGGTGAACATCACCAACGGCCCGAAGGGGATCACCGGCATCGAGCCCGCGTCGCTGTTCGGCTTCGATTTCTCGAAGGCGCACAACTTCTTCGGGTTCCAGGTGAGCTCGGTGTACATGTACTACTACCTGTTCGTGTTCCTGGCGTTGCTCATTGCGTTCATCTGCGTGCGCTTGCAGCACTCGCGCATCGGACGCGCCTGGGTCGCCATCCGTGAAGACGAGATCGCCGCCAAGGCGATGGGGATCAACACGCGCAACATCAAATTGCTCGCGTTCGCCATGGGGGCGTCGTTCGGCGGCGTGGCCGGTGGCATGTTCTCGGCGTTCCAGGGCTTCGTCTCGCCCGAGTCGTTCACCTTCTGGGAGTCGATCGTCGTGCTCTCGATGGTGGTGCTCGGCGGCATGGGCCACATTCCGGGCGTGATTCTGGGCGGTGTGCTGCTCTCGGCGTTCCCCGAGATTCTGCGCTCGACCATGGGCCCGTTGCAGATGAAGATGTTCGGCAGCGTCATCGTCGATCCCGAAGTGATCCGGCAGTTGCTGTACGGTCTGGCCATGATCCTGATCATGCTGTACCGTCCGGCCGGCCTGTGGCCGTCGCCGCGTCCGGAAGAGCGGACTCTGTAA
- a CDS encoding branched-chain amino acid ABC transporter permease, giving the protein MDIFIQQILNGLVLGSVYAIIALGYTMVYGILGIINFAHADVMMIGAMVALSTINLLLKVAPDMNPALMLAIATLVCMPVCALANVVIERVAYRPLRNAPRLAPLITAIGVSLLLQTIAMLIWSRNPLSFPQLLPTDALTIIPQRGEHPGAVTNGTGIVIVVVAFLVMFGLTQLVNRTKLGRAMRATAENRNVAGLMGVNPNFVISATFALGGALAALAGVMMASNYGNAHFYMGFIPGMKAFTAAVLGGIGNLQGAMVGGVLLGLIEALGAGYIGDLTGGVFGSNYQDVFAFIVLIVVLVFRPSGLLGERVADRA; this is encoded by the coding sequence ATGGATATTTTTATCCAACAAATCTTGAACGGCCTCGTGCTTGGCAGCGTCTACGCGATCATTGCACTGGGCTATACGATGGTCTACGGCATTCTGGGCATCATCAACTTTGCCCACGCCGACGTGATGATGATCGGCGCCATGGTCGCGCTGTCCACCATCAACCTGTTGTTGAAGGTCGCGCCGGACATGAACCCGGCGCTCATGCTGGCCATTGCCACGCTCGTGTGCATGCCCGTGTGTGCCCTGGCCAACGTCGTGATCGAGCGCGTGGCCTATCGGCCGCTGCGCAACGCACCGCGTCTCGCGCCGCTGATCACCGCCATTGGCGTGTCGCTGCTGCTGCAGACCATCGCCATGCTGATCTGGTCGCGCAACCCGCTCTCGTTCCCGCAACTGCTGCCGACCGATGCGCTCACGATCATTCCGCAACGCGGCGAGCATCCGGGGGCGGTGACCAACGGCACCGGTATCGTGATCGTCGTGGTCGCATTCCTGGTGATGTTCGGTCTGACGCAGCTCGTGAACCGTACCAAGCTCGGGCGCGCCATGCGGGCGACGGCGGAAAACCGCAACGTGGCGGGCCTCATGGGCGTGAATCCCAACTTCGTGATTTCCGCGACCTTCGCGCTGGGCGGCGCCCTGGCGGCGCTCGCGGGCGTGATGATGGCCTCGAACTACGGCAACGCCCACTTCTACATGGGGTTCATCCCTGGCATGAAGGCCTTCACGGCCGCCGTGCTCGGCGGCATCGGCAACCTGCAAGGCGCGATGGTCGGCGGCGTGCTGCTCGGCCTGATCGAAGCGCTCGGTGCCGGCTACATCGGCGATCTCACCGGTGGGGTATTCGGAAGTAACTACCAGGACGTTTTTGCGTTCATCGTCCTGATCGTCGTGCTGGTGTTCCGTCCGAGCGGTCTGCTTGGCGAACGCGTGGCCGATCGTGCCTGA
- a CDS encoding branched-chain amino acid ABC transporter substrate-binding protein has protein sequence MQLKFAKVLPVVAAVTLLAACGQKEEKQAGSGAASAPAATTAASGGGDAVVVKIGHVAPLTGQIAHLGKDNENGARLAVEEANKAGLTIDGKPVKLELVAEDDAADPKTATQVAQKLVDEKVVAVVGHLNSGTTIPASKIYSDAGLVQISPSATNPAYTQQGFKTTYRVVATDAQQGPALANYATKSLGAKSVAIVDDATAYGKGLADEFEKTAKANGLKVLSHDATNDKATDFRAILTKIKGERPDIIMYGGMDATGGPFAKQSKELGIGAKVLAGDGVCTDKVAELAGDAIDNIVCSEAGMALSKMEGGADFSKRYEDRFKQPIQIYAPFTYDAINVIIDAMKRANSADPAKILAAMPATDYKGVIGHIAFDSKGDMKEPVITLYNYKDKKKSVLDVVKM, from the coding sequence ATGCAACTCAAGTTCGCGAAGGTACTGCCCGTGGTCGCGGCAGTGACGCTGTTGGCGGCATGCGGTCAGAAGGAAGAAAAGCAGGCCGGTTCGGGTGCCGCTTCTGCACCTGCCGCGACGACTGCCGCCAGCGGGGGCGGCGATGCGGTTGTAGTCAAAATTGGTCACGTTGCACCATTGACGGGCCAAATTGCTCACTTGGGCAAAGATAACGAAAATGGTGCACGCCTCGCCGTCGAAGAAGCCAACAAGGCTGGCCTGACGATCGACGGCAAGCCGGTCAAGCTGGAACTGGTGGCGGAAGACGATGCCGCCGATCCGAAGACCGCAACGCAAGTTGCCCAGAAGCTCGTCGACGAGAAGGTGGTCGCGGTGGTGGGTCACTTGAACTCGGGCACCACGATCCCGGCCTCGAAGATCTACAGTGACGCCGGCCTCGTTCAGATCTCCCCGTCGGCAACCAATCCGGCCTATACCCAGCAGGGCTTCAAGACGACCTATCGCGTCGTGGCAACGGACGCCCAGCAGGGTCCGGCACTCGCCAACTACGCCACGAAGTCGTTGGGCGCCAAGTCGGTGGCCATCGTCGATGACGCAACGGCCTACGGCAAGGGGCTGGCCGACGAGTTCGAGAAGACCGCCAAGGCCAACGGCCTGAAGGTGCTCTCGCACGACGCGACCAACGACAAGGCCACGGACTTCCGCGCGATTCTGACGAAGATCAAGGGCGAGCGTCCGGACATCATCATGTACGGCGGTATGGACGCCACCGGCGGCCCGTTCGCCAAGCAGTCGAAGGAACTGGGCATCGGCGCCAAGGTGCTGGCCGGCGACGGCGTGTGTACCGACAAGGTGGCCGAACTGGCCGGCGACGCCATCGACAACATCGTCTGCTCGGAAGCGGGCATGGCGCTGTCGAAGATGGAGGGCGGTGCGGACTTCTCGAAGCGTTACGAAGATCGCTTCAAGCAGCCGATCCAGATCTACGCCCCGTTCACGTATGACGCCATCAACGTGATCATCGACGCCATGAAGCGTGCCAATTCGGCGGACCCGGCGAAGATCCTGGCTGCCATGCCCGCCACGGATTACAAGGGTGTCATCGGTCACATCGCCTTCGACAGCAAGGGCGACATGAAGGAGCCGGTGATCACGCTCTACAACTACAAGGACAAGAAGAAGAGCGTGCTTGACGTGGTGAAGATGTAA
- the ispH gene encoding 4-hydroxy-3-methylbut-2-enyl diphosphate reductase: MSATQFVAPTLSDAEILLAQPRGFCAGVDRAIEIVERALAMYGAPIYVRHEIVHNAYVVENLRKKGAIFVEELTDVPPGNTLIFSAHGVSQAVRTEAEARGLRIFDATCPLVTKVHVEVAKMRDQGLEIIMIGHKGHPEVEGTMGQSGEGMFLVETIEDVLALQVADESKLAYVTQTTLSVDDAAEVINALKTRFPSITEPKKQDICYATQNRQDAVKFMAPQCDVVVVVGSPNSSNSNRLREVAEKMGVPAYMIDSPDQLKPEWFDGKRRIGVTAGASAPEVLAQSIVSRLRELGVTQVKVLEGVEENIAFPLPKGLTQVAAG, encoded by the coding sequence ATGAGCGCCACCCAATTCGTAGCACCGACGCTGTCGGATGCGGAAATCCTGCTGGCCCAGCCGCGAGGCTTCTGTGCTGGCGTCGACCGTGCCATTGAGATTGTCGAGCGCGCGCTGGCGATGTACGGCGCGCCGATCTACGTGCGCCACGAGATCGTGCACAACGCGTACGTCGTCGAGAATTTGCGCAAGAAGGGCGCGATCTTCGTCGAGGAACTGACGGACGTGCCACCCGGCAACACGTTGATTTTCAGCGCCCACGGCGTGTCGCAGGCCGTTCGCACCGAAGCGGAAGCCCGTGGCCTTCGCATTTTCGACGCCACGTGTCCGCTGGTGACCAAGGTGCACGTCGAAGTCGCGAAGATGCGCGACCAGGGCCTGGAGATCATCATGATCGGCCACAAGGGCCATCCGGAAGTCGAAGGTACGATGGGGCAGTCGGGCGAGGGCATGTTCCTCGTGGAGACGATAGAGGACGTCCTGGCTCTGCAAGTCGCCGACGAGAGCAAGCTGGCTTACGTGACGCAGACGACGCTCTCCGTGGACGACGCCGCCGAGGTCATCAACGCGCTCAAGACGCGCTTCCCGTCGATCACCGAGCCGAAGAAGCAGGACATCTGCTACGCCACGCAGAACCGCCAGGACGCCGTGAAATTCATGGCGCCGCAGTGTGACGTCGTGGTGGTCGTTGGCAGCCCGAACAGTTCCAACTCGAACCGCCTGCGCGAAGTCGCCGAGAAGATGGGCGTGCCGGCCTACATGATCGATTCGCCGGATCAGCTCAAGCCCGAGTGGTTCGACGGCAAGCGTCGTATTGGCGTGACGGCAGGGGCATCGGCGCCGGAAGTCCTGGCACAGTCGATCGTGTCGCGTCTGCGCGAACTGGGCGTGACTCAGGTCAAGGTGCTCGAGGGCGTCGAGGAGAACATTGCGTTCCCGCTGCCCAAGGGCCTCACGCAGGTGGCGGCCGGCTGA
- a CDS encoding FKBP-type peptidyl-prolyl cis-trans isomerase: MSSVATPVVQDDSYLTLHYRIAAPDGADIVNTFEGTPATLQLGGGQMAPTLEQALLGMTVGERRRIELAPEQAFGPRNPELLQRVSMKTLQENSNFGEEYSVGDLVEFNAPSGGRYAGILRELGDGWALFDFNHPLAGQPIVFEARIIGIL; this comes from the coding sequence ATGAGTTCTGTCGCAACCCCCGTGGTTCAAGACGATTCCTATCTGACGCTCCACTACCGGATTGCCGCGCCCGACGGTGCGGACATTGTCAACACTTTCGAAGGCACGCCTGCCACGCTGCAGCTCGGCGGTGGCCAGATGGCGCCGACGCTGGAGCAGGCGTTGCTGGGAATGACGGTGGGGGAGCGGCGCCGCATCGAACTGGCGCCCGAGCAGGCGTTCGGCCCGCGTAATCCCGAGTTGCTGCAGCGCGTCTCGATGAAGACGCTGCAGGAAAACAGCAACTTTGGCGAGGAATACAGCGTGGGCGACCTGGTCGAGTTCAACGCGCCGAGCGGTGGCCGCTACGCGGGCATCCTGCGCGAACTGGGCGACGGCTGGGCATTGTTCGACTTCAACCACCCGCTGGCCGGACAGCCGATCGTGTTCGAAGCCCGGATTATCGGCATTCTGTAG
- the radC gene encoding RadC family protein — protein MSIAQWPLTERPREKMLARGPGALSDAELLAILLRTGSHGRNAVDLGRELLARSGSLARLLAMPFETLRQVPGLGQAKCLQFQAALEVARRMLGEGMQAGSLLDSPARVRDYLRLTLQDRSRERFACLFLDASHRLVSTRVMFEGTLTQTCAYPREIVRAALEVHAAAVIVAHNHPSGVPHPSAADLALTRQLGEALALLEIRLLDHFIVAGSSVYSLAEHGEV, from the coding sequence ATGTCCATCGCCCAATGGCCGCTCACCGAGCGTCCCCGCGAAAAAATGCTCGCTCGCGGCCCCGGCGCGCTCTCCGACGCCGAATTGCTCGCCATCCTGCTGCGCACCGGCTCGCACGGACGCAACGCCGTCGATCTCGGCCGCGAATTGCTCGCCCGCAGCGGCTCGCTCGCCCGGCTTCTCGCCATGCCGTTCGAGACGCTGCGCCAAGTCCCGGGGCTCGGTCAGGCCAAGTGCCTCCAATTTCAGGCCGCGCTCGAAGTTGCGCGCCGCATGCTCGGTGAAGGCATGCAGGCCGGCAGCCTCCTCGATTCGCCCGCGCGCGTACGCGATTACCTTCGGCTCACGCTGCAGGACCGCTCGCGCGAGCGCTTCGCCTGTCTGTTTCTCGATGCCTCCCACCGGCTCGTGAGCACGCGGGTGATGTTCGAGGGCACGCTCACCCAGACCTGCGCCTACCCGAGGGAAATCGTGCGGGCTGCCCTGGAAGTCCATGCGGCGGCGGTGATCGTCGCCCATAATCATCCGTCCGGCGTGCCGCACCCGAGCGCCGCCGACCTGGCGCTCACGCGGCAACTGGGCGAAGCACTGGCGCTGCTCGAGATCCGCCTGCTGGATCATTTCATCGTGGCCGGCAGCAGTGTGTACTCGCTCGCAGAGCACGGCGAGGTGTGA
- the rpmB gene encoding 50S ribosomal protein L28, protein MARVCQVTGKAPMVGNNVSHANNKTKRRFLPNLQNRRFWVESENRWVRLRISNAGLRLIDKNGIDAVLADLRSRNAI, encoded by the coding sequence ATGGCACGCGTATGTCAAGTGACCGGGAAAGCGCCGATGGTCGGCAACAACGTTTCCCACGCCAACAACAAAACCAAGCGCCGTTTTCTCCCGAACTTGCAAAATCGCCGGTTCTGGGTTGAGAGCGAAAACCGTTGGGTGCGTCTGCGCATTTCGAATGCGGGTCTGCGCCTGATCGACAAGAATGGCATCGACGCCGTTCTGGCCGACCTGCGTTCGCGCAACGCCATCTAA
- the rpmG gene encoding 50S ribosomal protein L33, whose amino-acid sequence MAKGARDKIKLESTAGTGHFYTTTKNKRTHPEKMEISKFDPVARKHVPYKETKIK is encoded by the coding sequence ATGGCAAAAGGCGCTCGCGACAAGATCAAGCTGGAATCGACCGCTGGCACGGGTCATTTCTACACGACCACCAAGAACAAGCGTACCCATCCGGAAAAGATGGAAATCAGCAAGTTCGATCCGGTGGCTCGTAAGCATGTGCCGTACAAGGAAACCAAGATCAAATAA